The Vigna radiata var. radiata cultivar VC1973A unplaced genomic scaffold, Vradiata_ver6 scaffold_214, whole genome shotgun sequence genome window below encodes:
- the LOC106778143 gene encoding tubby-like F-box protein 7, with protein sequence MSLRKVFRTRKFSRSFKEAPAVGAAEGGVTGNGVEHAHEDGWSNMLPEILCEIVRRVDAAEELWPNRQNVVSCACVCKRWRDITREVVREPLHTGKITFPSCLKQPGPREVPHQCLIKRNKKTSTFYLYLALTQSFTDKGKFLLAARRYRCGTHTEYIISLDADDLSQGSNAYVGKLSSDFLGTNFVIYDSQPPHSGAKPSSGRASRRFASKQISPQVPAGNFEVGQVSYKFNLLKSRGPRRMVCSMKSPVTPFKPTGETSESTSLDGHKMHDKEHPASGHTILKNKAPRWHEHLQCWCLNFHGRVTVASVKNFQLVATVDQSQPGGKGDEETVLLQFGKVGDDTFTMDYRQPLSAFQAFAICLTSFGTKLACE encoded by the exons ATGTCGCTGAGGAAGGTCTTTCGCACCCGCAAGTTCTCGAGATCGTTCAAAGAGGCGCCGGCGGTGGGGGCCGCCGAGGGCGGGGTAACCGGAAACGGGGTTGAACACGCGCACGAAGATGGGTGGTCCAACATGCTGCCGGAGATCCTCTGCGAGATCGTGCGCCGCGTTGACGCCGCCGAGGAGCTCTGGCCGAACCGCCAGAACGTAGTGTCGTGCGCGTGTGTGTGCAAGCGCTGGCGCGACATCACGCGTGAGGTCGTGCGTGAGCCTTTGCACACCGGGAAAATCACTTTCCCTTCGTGCCTTAAACAG CCCGGACCACGTGAGGTTCCCCACCAATGTCTTATAAAGCGGAACAAGAAGACCTCAACGTTTTATCTATATCTTGCTCTAACACAAT CATTCACAGATAAAGGGAAGTTTCTACTAGCAGCTAGGAGATATAGGTGCGGTACCCATACTGAATATATAATTTCACTCGATGCTGATGATTTATCGCAAGGAAGCAATGCTTATGTTGGAAAGTTAAG CTCGGATTTTCTTGGCACCAACTTCGTGATTTATGACAGCCAGCCACCCCATAGTGGTGCAAAACCATCAAGTGGCAGGGCCAGTCGGCGGTTTGCCAGCAAGCAGATAAGCCCGCAGGTTCCTGCTGGTAACTTTGAGGTGGGGCAGGTGTCCTACAAGTTCAACCTGTTGAAATCAAGAGGGCCAAGGAGAATGGTTTGCTCTATGAAGTCTCCCGTGACTCCTTTCAAACCTACAGGTGAAACTTCAGAAAGCACATCTCTTGATGGCCATAAGATGCACGATAAAGAACACCCTGCTTCTGGCCACACAATCTTGAAGAATAAAGCTCCCAGGTGGCATGAGCATTTGCAATGCTGGTGCTTGAATTTCCATGGTCGTGTGACAGTGGCCTCAGTGAAGAACTTTCAGCTGGTTGCAACAGTGGACCAAAGCCAGCCAGGAGGGAAAGGGGATGAGGAAACAGTTCTTCTCCAGTTTGGTAAAGTAGGGGATGATACTTTCACCATGGATTATAGGCAGCCCTTATCTGCATTCCAGGCTTTTGCCATTTGCTTAACTAGCTTTGGCACtaaacttgcttgtgagtaa